From one Miscanthus floridulus cultivar M001 unplaced genomic scaffold, ASM1932011v1 fs_507_1, whole genome shotgun sequence genomic stretch:
- the LOC136532021 gene encoding lipoamide acyltransferase component of branched-chain alpha-keto acid dehydrogenase complex, mitochondrial-like, producing the protein MAWARLASRSRLRPAASAVGRPPHASPPAPPPSPPTTTRTVPAATSAPPLQRLLLLPRYRFAAAASSASTARLLGARWPQGHGRRCFASEASAAQAPPGEASELVELPLAQTGEGIAECELLRWFVAEGDQVDEFQPLCEVQSDKATIEITSRFKGKVHQIHFGPGDIVKVGETLLKMIVGDSQIVSPDNIVPSADKSLGVESAVSLSEGNVPSGTLSTPAVRHLAKQYGININEIVGTGKDGRVLKEDVLNYAVSKGVCKEQSSALEGNTGQVELLEEGKSLLHEHLYEDKKILLRGYQRSMVKSMNLAAKVPHFHYLEEINCDSLVQLKATFQNENKDHTIKHTFLPFLIKSLSMALSKYPMLNSSFIEETNEVVFKGSHNIGVAMATAHGLVVPNIKKVQSLSILEITKELARLHEMASHNRLSAADIEGGTITLSNIGAIGGKFGSPLLNLPEVAIIALGRIQKLPRFDDNENVYPSSIINVTVGADHRVVDGATVARFCNEWKSLVEKPELLLLHMR; encoded by the exons ATGGCCTGGGCACGCCTTGCCTCCCGCTCCCGTCTGCGCCCCGCGGCCTCCGCCGTCGGCCGACCTCCACACGCCTCACCGCCGGCTCCGCCTCCGTCCCCGCCTACCACAACGCGCACGGTACCTGCGGCCACCTCCGCGCCACCGCTCCAGCGTCTCCTCCTCCTTCCACGGTACCGGTTTGCTGCCGCcgcgtcctcggcgtcgaccgcGCGGCTGCTCGGTGCC CGGTGGCCCCAGGGGCACGGTAGGAGGTGCTTCGCGAGCGAGGCCTCCGCGGCGCAGGCGCCGCCGGGGGAGGCCTCTGAGCTGGTGGAGCTGCCACTGGCGCAGACTGGGGAAGGCATCGCCGAGTGCGAGCTGCTGCGCTGGTTCGTCGCCGAG GGTGACCAAGTAGATGAATTCCAGCCACTCTGTGAAGTACAGAGTGATAAAGCAACTATTGAGATCACAAGTCGTTTCAAGGGAAAAGTACATCAAATTCACTTTGGCCCTGGTGACATAGTCAAG GTTGGTGAAACTTTACTGAAAATGATTGTGGGTGACAGCCAAATTGTTTCCCCAGATAATATAGTTCCATCCGCTGATAAGTCCCTTGGAGTAGAGTCTGCAGTTTCCTTAAGTGAAGGCAATGTtcctagtggaactctctctaCACCAGCTGTTAGGCATCTAGCAAAGCAGTATGGTATCAACATAAATGAAATCGTTGGAACTGGGAAAGATGGTAGGGTTTTGAAAGAAGATGTGTTGAATTATGCTGTCAGCAAGGGTGTTTGCAAAGAACAATCATCAGCTTTGGAAGGGAACACTGGTCAAGTTGAGTTACTGGAGGAAGGGAAATCATTGCTCCATGAGCACCTGTATGAAGATAAGAAAATCCTTCTCAG GGGATACCAGAGATCAATGGTCAAATCAATGAACCTGGCTGCAAAAGTTCCACATTTTCATTATCTGGAGGAAATAAACTGTGATTCTCTTGTACAACTAAAGGCCACATTTCAAAATGAGAACAAGGATCATACTATCAAGCACACTTTCCTTCCGTTCCTCATAAAATCACTTTCAATGGCACTGAGTAAATACCCTATGTTGAACAGCTCTTTCATCGAGGAAACTAACGAAGTTGTGTTCAAAG gGTCCCACAACATTGGGGTGGCGATGGCTACAGCACATGGATTAGTCGTGCCAAACATCAAGAAAGTGCAGTCCCTATCAATATTGGAG ATCACGAAGGAATTGGCGCGATTGCATGAGATGGCATCGCACAACAGGCTAAGCGCTGCAGATATTGAAGGTGGCACTATAACACTTAGCAACATAGGTGCCATTGGTGGCAAGTTTGGCTCTCCACTTCTGAACCTACCTGAAGTTGCCATCATTGCCCTTGGGCGGATTCAAAAACTTCCTCGCTTTGATGATAACGAAAACGTTTACCCTTCATCCATAATCAAT GTTACTGTTGGAGCCGATCACCGAGTGGTTGACGGGGCCACGGTTGCAAGATTCTGTAACGAGTGGAAGAGCCTCGTGGAGAAGCCAGAGCTGCTCTTGTTGCATATGCGATGA